The genome window CCTTATCGATGAAATAAGGCTTCAAATATTCTGTTtcaaatgtattattattataaagtgtaatattacaatgtatgtctTTCTTTCCAGATCTTTGCAATtacaaactagggggagataatccagtATGGGGATTACAAGATCCCAAAACAATGTGGATAAAGCACAATTTACcatcaattagtcccacctcctggtgattatgatgtcatgaaaCTCACGTCGAAATGATaacgtcataatcactggaTGGTGGGACTTAATTGactgtaaattgtactttatccACATTGATCAATTGTACTTTATCCACATTGATTTGGGATCTCGAAAGTACAGGTTCTGGTGGTCAGAATGATTAACCCATTGTACTTTGTttacataacaaattaattgtttACAGTTGCAGAACCTTGACCCCTTTCTCATGCTTGATGAATTTAAAGGTCAACAGCCTGGTGGGTTCCCAGATCATCCACACAGAGGATTTGAAACGGTGAgacatcaattttattttacgaattttattttatttttatgtgagtTTAATCTGATAGACCAAAGTATTTGctattcatatttttatgtaGTGATGTGAATCCGTTTCATGTTCATAAACGATAATTGGAATGTCAAAATCAATAGATTATCgattaaaatctgttttcaaattCTGGAAATAATTgctatatttatttgaattcaGAACGTACACTATTCCGAGATTATTgccatgtacattgtataaatatgtttataaactggtgaaaaataattacaaatgtcACTTGAATCATGAAGAAATAGTATGGTAAGAGAGCATGTCCACTGCGACCGACTAATGTGTCATGATGGATACTGTATTTTATGGGAACAATGGTCTATAGGGCAATAAAAATGAGCTAAATGATCATTTTGAATTAtgataaactttaaaaaaattaattatttttgtcacACAAATCTAAAGATTTAGGACCACACTAAAAAAATTCTGATCTTACATGGTTTTGACAATATCTTAATGGATGATCGGTATTTGAAactatttacttttttatatcaactaatttttcaatttttctaaTAGTTTCACACATCACATGCTTCAataatggttaccatggaaacatgaTGAAGGAAAAAATATGGTTGTCATGATCTGAAATAAGGGGTAATTAATTAGTTAAAAGGGGCTCAACAGTTCTAGTTTCTCATGGAATATATTTAGTAATGTTACAGGTAACCTACATCCTGAAGGGTGCGATGAGACATGAGGACTTCTGCGGCCATGATGGTATTATAAAAACGAAGGCGACCTACAGGTGAAGATTAATGCCCCTTTTCCAAATTTCCTTTTTTAAAAATGCACCACCGCCCACAGAGCAAATATAAAACTTGGGGTtaaaacgatacccatcatgatacccttcatttgaacaataactgatgtttaatcatgtaaatatgtgtctaattaacaccaaatgcatattaaaataatttattttgcttttgtaaaataagtaaaaattttgcaactgaagaaaattcTAATTCATCTGCTCTGTTTCTGATAGAAAAAAACACACCATTTGTCGGTGGTAGTAGCATCTTTAACCATTCACCCTACTAGGGCAAGGTCTATGTTCATCTTGGCTTTCCTGGAATGTTATATAATCAGCAGCCTTGGCTAGCCAAGATGCTATTTGATTTATGTGCCTACATGTACCCATTAATGCTGGTTTTGGAATGCATGAGTGTTGCGATCCTGTCCTACACATGCTTGATGTATGCGATCCACAATTTGGGTTGTTTTTCAAATGCCAATGTAGATGAAGTTATATTGATGGCCGATGTCTCAACATATATACTACCTCCTGTCCTCTGTCTGTGGGTCACGTGTGAGAGACCTTTGTGGTTACTgaaggtcggtggtttttctctatGTATTCTGACTTTCCACCAACTTGACAATAGACAAGTTTTAGATGATCTTCAGACGGACTTTGTTTTCACAtccattgatatttttaaaaatggtGTCATCGTTTGACCTCATTATGCTTCTAAATTTGAGCGGATATTGAAATGTATGTGTATGATGTACTCATTTTATTTTGAGGCCAAATTTGAAATACTTTGGTATATTTGCCTATTTTAACAAAAGTCAATTTTGGTTGGAATTTCAGTGGATGACCGCTGGTCGAGGGATCGTCCATTGTGAGATGCCCTGGGGTGATGGAGTGACCCATGGTCTCCAGCTGTGGGTCAACCTATCctctaaaaataaaatgatcaaGCCAGCCTACCAGGAACTTCTGGACAAGGATATCCCAAGGACCACCAAGAATGGGGTCACAGTCAAGGTCATTGCTGGAGAAGCTTTCGGTATAAAGGTATCAAATTTGTTATACAGTTAAACCTCACTGGAGGCCATTGAATGTGGCGCATTAGACAGGGTGACTTAatatacagggtgacttaatatacagggtgacttaatatacagggtgacttaatatacagggtgacttaatatacagggtgacttaatatacagggtgacttaatatacagggtgacttaatatacagggtgacttaatatacagggtgacttaatatacagggtgacttaatatacagggtgacttaatatacagggtgacttaatatacagggtgacttaatatacagggtgacttaatatacagggtgacttaatatacagggtgacttaatatacagggtgacttaatatacagggtgacttaatatacagggtgacttaatatacagggtgacttaatatacagggtgacttaatatacagggtgacataatatacagggtgacttaatatacagggtgacttaataTACAGGGTGACCCCGAGGCAGGTTTGACTACATCTATATCTTGATCTATGGAATCAGTTCTTACATTGTAGGATGTGACAGTGAATTCTCTCAATTCAGCAAGGTTTCGTATCCTCTTGATCTGTCTCTCAAAGTAAAAAATGAGTTTATTTTGAGAACGATAGGCAGAGTCATGTAGATTTTATATAACTAATTGGTTAATTAGGCTAAATCTATTAATTCTATAAACAGCTAAACAGCTAAGGATGGCCTCCCCTGTTTgcaatatatattgtgtatgtacctgtaaatgtatatatttttggcATCTTCGTTAGCCTATAGGCTTCTGATTACATTACACTACACAAGGTTCGTAGAGATTAATGTATTTAATCTGAAGTCTTGGTTATCAAagatgtgttttgggagactgcagtatatatGTATCGTGGGTCCTTATATTGGAACACCTGCCTATTTTATAGTGCTTTCTTACTGAAGCTTATTTCTTGAGTAAATAAGTAGATGAAATCCTCACGTTTATATCACAATTTAGTTATACGTCCCATCTTTAACTTCATTAAGTCTGACTTATTATTTCTTGTGTCGAAAAACTAAAATGTAAGGTATCTTTTAGTATTTCATTTTGCTTCTTTTTAATAGTCACCAGTGTATACACGTACCCCTACAATGTacttggatttcaaaatggaGACCGGCTCTACACTAGTCCATCCAATACCCAAGGGATTCACATCATTCCTTTATACCTTAAGTGGGAAAGGACATTTTGGTGAGTGGATTCATAGAACATTTTCTACAACTATGTAACTTCAACTATGTGAAAGTTATTTATGCATGATTTGCTTGTAGAAGTAGgcaaaaatgtacaaatgtttAGCAATGAGAAgcagtattctgtcacgtgatatGCAAATTAAGTAATGTCACACATTGTTGCTGGTAATGTAGCCAATGGGAAGGCAGTATTCTGTCACATGATATGTTAATCAAGTGATGTCGCATGTTGTAGCTGGTAGCATAGCCAATGAGAAGGCAGTATTCTGTCACATGATATACTAATTAAGTGATATGTCACATGTTGAAAGTGGTAGTGTAGCCAATGAGAAGGCAGTAATCTGTCACATGATGTACTAAATGATGTCACATGTTGAAAGTGGTAGTGTAGCCAATGAGAAGGCAGTAATCTGTCACATGATGTACTAAATGATGTCACATGTTGTAGGTGGTAGCATAGCCAATGAGAAGGCAGTAATCTGTCACATGATGTACTAAATGATGTCACATGTTGtagtagtccgctaaacctgcctatattattaggctttttttattttttttttttttttttttgcctaatatatagtcagctcgcggtacctcttaaaaatgtgaaatcgtaggccagatttggcctacgctacgtcagtggcatatttctaatatatcgtccatgcaatgccgggaaaacgtacacatacctttatattaggatcttatgtactcctttgcccccatgttacatcccatttatgaaattaaacaactgtgtacaatgaaatacttccgagacccttctatttcacacatttgtaatggccgccgtatacacatttagtagagcaaacggcagccaatcaacttcgcttccggttttatttttaaaaaaccacgtgtagttgaaagataaacaaaatgctagccagttagagtttttaaagtaaaatcatggtcgacatacacgacatgttgtcaaatattcaaattgaacacgactattgctagtaccgcatcactttcgcgatattcacgttgcatatacatgtagcatatacacggtagaattttgtttatctttcaactacacgtggtttttttaaaaataaaaccggaagcgaagttgattggctgccgtttgctctactaaatgtgtatacggcggccattacaaatgtgtgaaatagaagggtctcggaagtatttcattgtacacagttgtttaatttcataaatgggatgtaacatgggggcaaaggagtacataagatcctaatataaaggtatgtgtacgttttcccggcattgcatggacgatatattagaaatatgccgctgacgtagcgtaggccaaatctggcctacgatttcacatttttaagaggtaccgcgagctgactatatattaggcaaaaaaaaaaaaaaaaaaaaaattaaaaaaagcctaataatataggcaggtttagcggactaaggtTGAAAGTGGTAGTGTAGCCAATGAGAAGGCAGTAATCTGTCACATGATGTACTAAATGATGTCACATGTTGTAGGTGGTAGTGTAGCCAATGAGAAGGCAGTAATCTGTCACATGATGTACTAAATGATGTCACATGTTGTAGGTGGTAGTGTAGCCAATGAGAAGGCAGTAATCTGTCACATGATGTCTAAATGATGTCACAGTTGTAGGTGGTAGTGTAGCAATGAGTCACAGTATCTGTCACATGATGTACTAAATGATGTCACATGTTGTAGGTGGTAGCGGTCAGCAGAAAGAGGTAGATGCCCATCACACAGCTGTACTAAGTAAGGAAGGAGATCAACTCGAAGTACAAAACAAGGTGTGTATTTGATCTGGGGATATTTTTGAGTCTGTTTCtaaatgttttgtgttttaaattgtttatatttggtATATTTTCATTGTTCTTTATTTATTATCAGAAATGATCATATTATTTGCTTTGAGAATATTTAGGTTTAGGTGGGGGGAGTGCGGATATTGCCTTTGGCTCGATCAGTCTGTCTATGTGTCTGAGATGCTTTTTCAGGCTTTAAATCAGTCTGTCCATGTGTCCAAGATGATTTTCAGGCTGTAACTCCTAGACCCTTCAACTTAGGCCCATGAAACACTCTGTACATATCAGGCTTATGTGTCATTGAAGAGATAAGAAAATGTAGCGGTCAGACCGAGCTTTTGAACCTGTAACATCAACACTAGCCAGAAACTCTACAATCTGATCAGTTTGGTCACCCTGGATTATCCCAATACAATCCTCCtatatacatatgatttactaTGTCAAATCTCTAAGTTAAATCTTTGTGATGTTTCAGGGAAATGAAATGCTCCACTTTGTTCTGGTTGGAGGAGAACCTTTAAATGAGCCCATTGTCCAACACGGTAAGATGTTTGAATGTTCATTGAAACTACAAAGTTAAACATAATTGGTAATGTTGTGCAGCtgccttgatactccaggggttactatcactaacatcatatccacccctggactatctcatagcaaaactggTGGCAGCAGAAGACACAGATAATTtgatcttttgatgtacatcaaaggaattgtataatggtacactgtggtttactgtgttgctttgaagttgggtgtcactctctctgtaatctttaaAGGAAGTAtatgcaggcctgtgattggtcagtttttttctcctgaactgatTCCAGAGATagcccaggggtggatataacgtcagtgatactAACCCTTGGAGCATTGAGGATGTGTTGTATGGTTACTCAAGAGTTCTTTTTTACGTTGTTACAAAATTGTAGAACTTCTGGTTcaaaaattatt of Argopecten irradians isolate NY chromosome 7, Ai_NY, whole genome shotgun sequence contains these proteins:
- the LOC138328276 gene encoding LOW QUALITY PROTEIN: pirin-like (The sequence of the model RefSeq protein was modified relative to this genomic sequence to represent the inferred CDS: deleted 2 bases in 1 codon); the encoded protein is MLGGLLWIGTRHSAFLVLTAVFTTLRTTHGDVNVSAKSRDLTSWYKSFGLTQTDLYCPVIPTKMTAKTVVKTVLSVEQDEGVGARVRRSVGRRELQNLDPFLMLDEFKGQQPGGFPDHPHRGFETVTYILKGAMRHEDFCGHDGIINEGDLQWMTAGRGIVHCEMPWGDGVTHGLQLWVNLSSKNKMIKPAYQELLDKDIPRTTKNGVTVKVIAGEAFGIKSPVYTRTPTMYLDFKMETGSTLVHPIPKGFTSFLYTLSGKGHFGGSGQQKEVDAHHTAVLSKEGDQLEVQNKGNEMLHFVLVGGEPLNEPIVQHGPFVMNTEEEILQTLNDYRQEKNGFENAMSWNSFVVRDDPVPV